A stretch of the bacterium genome encodes the following:
- a CDS encoding HEPN domain-containing protein: protein MVANTGGYVKQWLDEAKEDMDLARHALLLGNLRNAVFLAHLALEKTLKALVFRSTSEPPPRIHNLSELASRTDVLFDEKKMRFLAGMDFYQLAGRYPDARRGGIDPERAMRDFHEAERILEWLIKQ, encoded by the coding sequence ATGGTAGCTAACACGGGAGGATACGTTAAGCAATGGCTGGATGAGGCCAAGGAGGATATGGATCTTGCACGCCATGCGCTCCTGTTGGGCAACCTTCGCAATGCAGTGTTCTTAGCTCACTTGGCACTCGAAAAGACCTTGAAAGCTCTTGTATTCAGGTCCACCAGTGAACCACCGCCTCGCATTCATAACCTGAGTGAGCTGGCATCTAGAACGGATGTTTTGTTTGACGAGAAAAAGATGAGGTTCTTGGCAGGTATGGATTTTTATCAACTTGCCGGGCGATATCCTGATGCAAGACGAGGCGGCATTGATCCTGAAAGGGCGATGCGAGATTTCCATGAGGCGGAGAGGATCCTTGAATGGTTGATCAAGCAATAG
- a CDS encoding nucleotidyltransferase domain-containing protein — MVDQAIASAVKRYLSILHEHQVPASYAVLFGSCARGEEHEGSDIDVFIVSQEFGRDWQKWNRLLWELRIYGDYRIEPTPVTEDDVVNDDTSLRIEMARREGIVIY, encoded by the coding sequence ATGGTTGATCAAGCAATAGCCAGCGCGGTTAAGAGGTATCTGAGCATTCTGCACGAACATCAGGTCCCTGCCAGTTACGCTGTACTCTTTGGTTCGTGCGCAAGGGGAGAGGAGCACGAAGGGAGTGATATAGACGTCTTCATCGTCTCCCAGGAATTCGGTAGAGATTGGCAGAAATGGAACCGACTACTTTGGGAGTTGAGAATTTACGGCGATTATCGAATTGAGCCAACTCCAGTCACAGAGGATGATGTCGTGAATGATGATACCTCGCTGAGGATCGAGATGGCGAGGCGGGAGGGCATCGTGATCTACC